The genomic window GGCGGCGGGCCGGAATAGGCTGGGGCGCATGAGCGCCGACCCGTCCGCCCGCATCCTCACCATCTCCGGCACCCCGGCGCCCGAGCTCGACCCGACCGCGTTCGTCGCGCTCGGTGCCGTGGTCGTCGGCCAGGTGCGCCTCGCCGCGCAGTCGAGCGTCTGGTACAACGCGGTGCTGCGCGCCGAGGCCGAGACCATCACGCTCGGCGAGCGCTCGAACCTGCAGGACGGCGTCGTCTGCCACGTCGACGCGGGCTACCCCGTGACGATCGGCAGCGGGGTCTCGGTCGGGCACCGCGCGGTGCTGCACGGCTGCACCGTCGAGGACGACTGCCTCATCGGCATGGGCGCGACGATCCTCAACGGCGCCGTGATCGGCCGCGGCTCACTCGTCGCGGCCGGCGCCGTGGTGCTCGAGGGCACCGTCGTGCCGCCCGGCTCGCTCGTCGCCGGGGTGCCCGGCAAGGTGCGGCGCGAGCTCACCGCCGACGAGCAGGTCGGCATCCGACGCAACGCCGAGGCGTACCTCGCGCACGTCGCCCGGCACACCGCGCCCGTCGACTGACGACGTCGGCGCCGGCGCCGGCGACGGCAGCGATGACGACGGGGCGGATGCCGCGGGCGCCGCGACCGCGCCCAGCCCGCGCCGCAGCATCCGCTCGAGCCGGCGCACCCGGCGCACGACCGCGCGCACCGGCACCCCGACGCCCCACGCGATCGCGCCGCTCACGGTGCGGTCGAACCCGCCGAGCATGCGACGTCGCTCGAACGCCGCCCGCAGCGCCCCGCCCGAGAGGTCGTACCGGCGCTCGATCGGCGGCAGCGGCACGATCTCGCGGGCCTCGACGAGCGCGCCGAGCCGGCCGACCCAGTCGTCGGCGTCGGTGCCGTGGAAGTAGTTGTCGGCGAGCCAGCGCGGGTCGGCGTGCCGGAAGCGGCCGGCGACGAGGTCGGACGTCGATCCGAACAGGCCCGCGCCCTCGAAGACCGTGTTGATCATCGCCGGCGAGACGCCGAAGTCGTCCACGAGCAGGGTCGGCACATCGCGCGCGACCGCCTCGAGCGCCGCCGTCGAGCTCACGGTCACGAGCGCGGCAGCGCGCGCGAGCTTCGCGGCCATCGGGCCGTCCTCGACGACGAGGTTCGCGGGCACGTGGTCGAGCTCGGCGAGCAGGCCGGCGTAGTCGTGCTGCTCGGCGTGGGTCTGGGCCTCGCCGGCGCGCGCCCGCACCTTGACGACGACACGGTGCGACGGGCTGCGTCGCGCGAGCTCGGCGAGCGCGCGGAGCAGCCGAAGGCGGTCGTCGCGTTCACCGGGCACCTTGGCCTGGGCCGCGAAGACGACGTCGTTCCCGGCGGTGCGTGAGGTCGCCGCCCGGCCCGCGGCGGGCCGGAGGAAGGGCAGCGTCGCGAGGCCGAACGACGTGTCGATGCCGAGCTCGGCCGCGTTCGCGCGGAACTCGCGCACCTCGCGCCGGCTGTGCAGCACGACGAGGTCGGCCTGCTCGCGATAGATCACGGCCTTCGGCACCGCGGGGATCGTGAGCCCGGGGAACCCGCTCACGATCGCGGGGCGGTTCGCTCGGCGCACGAGCCGCGGCGCGACGACGCGCACGAAGGGTCCGCGCAGCGCGAGCAGCACCGCGTGCGGGTCGAACGCGTCGAGCTCGTCGTCGAGGCCGCGTTGCACGCCGCGGCGGTCGAGCGGCACGATCCGCACGTCCTCCGGCGCGAAGCGCGTGCCCGAGAGCGCGTGCGCGAGCTGCCGCTCGCTCGGCATCACGGGCGACGCGATCACGACGAGGCGCGACGTCCAGTCCGCGGGCAGCGTCGAGGCGAGCGCCGCGCCCCACTTCACGTACGAGTCGGCGTCGGCGACGACGAGCAGGCGGCGCGGCGCGCCATCCGTACGGCCCCTCACGCGAGCACCCGGCGGAGCTTGGCCTTCGGCGCCTCCTCGCCGGGGTAGACGCGCTTGACGCCGTCGCCGAGCGCGTCGCCGATGATGCGGATGTCGCGCACGAGGTGCTCGAGGCCCTGCGGCTCGAGCGACGCCGAATGGTCGGAGCCCCACATGGTGCGGTCGAGCGTGATGTGCCGTTCGACGCAGGTCGCGCCGAGCGCGACGGCCGCGAGCGAGATCTGCAGTCCCCGCTCGTGGCCCGAGTAGCCGACGGGCACGCCGGGGAACCGCCGCGTGAGCGCGGGGATCATGAGCAGGTTCGCCTCCTCGGGCGGCATCGGGTAGCTCGAGGTCGCGTGCAGGATCACGAGGCGCTCGGTGCCGAGCACCGTGACGGCGCGGTCGATCTCGTCCATGGTCGACATGCCGGTCGAGAGGATGACGGGCTTGCCCGTGTCGCGGACCGCCTCGAGCAGCTCGAGGTCGGTGACCGAGGCCGACGCGATCTTGTGCGCGACGACGCCGTACGACTCGAGGTCGGCGACCGCGGGCACGTCCCACGGCGAGGCGAACCAGTCGAGGCCGTGCAGCACGGCATGAGCGGCGATCTGCGCGTACTCGTCGCGGCCGAACTCGACCCGGTGCCGGTACTCGAGGTAGGTCATGGTGCCCCACGGCGTCTCGCGCGGCATGAGCTTCATGTGCTCGGGCGTCGAGACGTCGGGCGTGCGCTTCTGGAACTTCACCGCCTGCGCGCCCGCCTGCGCGGCCACCTCGATGAGGCGCTTCGCGAGCTCGACGTCGCCGTTGTGGTTCAGGCCGATCTCGGCGATGACGTAGACGGGCTCGTACTCGCCGATGGCGGCGTGGCCGATGCGCACGGACATGGTGGCTCGCTCTCGTGTGGTTCGGGTCGGATCGGTTCGGGTCAGGTCGAGGTGACGGATGCCGCGGCCATCGCCTCGCGCTGCCCGCGCGTCGGATGGGCGGGGTCGAGCTCTCGCGGCTCGCGGGCCGGGTCGCGGTCGGCGATCGCGTCGGCGTCGACGTCGGTGTCGATGGGTGCTTCGGCGCGGCGCCGCGCGTCGCGCGCGGCGAGCACGAGTTCGGCGAGCTCGCGCACTGCGCCGTGCCCGCCGTGCCGTTCGAGCACGTGCCGAGCCCGCTCGAGCGCGTCCGGCGCGGCATCCGGCACCGCCAGCGGCCAGCCCACGAGGTCGAGTGCGGGGATGTCGCCGCGATCGTTGCCGAGGTAGGCGATGCGGTCGAGGCGGATGCCGCGGGCGGCCGCCCACTCGCGGAGCGCCGCGCCCTTGTCGGCGAGCCCCTGGATGCAGTCGACGCCGAGTTTCTCGGCGCGCCGGCTGACCACGGGGTTCGCTTCGGCGCTGAGAATGAGCATGGGGATGCCCGCCTCGCGCAGCCGGGCGACGCCCGCGCCGTCGGCACGGCTGACCCGCACCGATTCGCGGCCGAGCTCGTCGAGACCGGCGGTGTCGTCGGTGTGGACGCCGTCGAAGTCGGTCACGACCGCGTCGACGTCGATGAACGGATGCCGCGGGTCGGCCACCCACGCCGTGCCGGCGCCGGCTCGACGCGCGAGCGCCGCGGCCACGCCGCCCGCGAGGCGCCGGTCGACGCGCGGCGCGAGCGCCCGCGCCCGCGCGAGATCGGCGGCGTCGTCGATCTCGATCGCGGTGTCGGGGTGCACGGCCTGGATGCCGATCCGGCCGAAGAAGCGGTGGCCCGCCGCCAGGAATCCGTCGGTGCGGAAGACGTAGAACGCGCCGGTCTCGAGGAACTCCGGTTCGCGGTCCTGGCGGCGTGCGCGGTGCGAGGCGTCGTGGTTGACGCCGATCGCGGTCGCGTTCGCCTCGTCCTCGCGCCAGAGGAACGCGTGCGTCGGCGTGGCCGCGAACACGACGTCCCGTTCGCCCGACGCGACTCGCTCGATCGCCGCAGCGAGGTCGGCGGGGTCGATGAACGGCGAGGTCGCCTGCACGAACACCGTGATGTCGTCGGCTCCCGACCCGGCATCCGCCGACCCCGGGCCCGGGCCCGAGGATCCCAGCACGCCCAGCGCGTGCCGCAGGGCGGACTCGCTCGAGGCCTCGGCCCCGGCCAGCTCGGCCGGCCGCTCGACGACCTCGGCGCCGGCCGCGATGGCGATGTCCGCGATCTCGTCGTCGTCGGTCGTCACCACGACCCGCCCGACCCGGTCGGCGGCGAGCGCGGCGTGCACCGCACGCGCGACCAGCGGCACGCCGCCGACGCGCGCGACGTTCTTGCCCGGAAGGCCCTGCGACCCGCCGCGCGCGGGGATGATCGCGATCGCCCGCGCGGCATCACCGCGCTCGCGGGCGCGGCCACCTGCCGCCGCCGTGCCGCGTGCCGCACCCGCCCCGGCGGCGCGTTCCCCCGCGACACCGCCTCCCGCGGATGCCGCACGCGCCACGGCGGCGGAGTTCCCGGCGTCCTGGTTGCGACTCATGCCGCGAAGCTATGCGCGCGACCCGTCCACTCCGTGCACGCCGGGTGAACGTCCGGCGACCACGCGGCTGACAACGCGTGGCACCCGACCCGCGGCGGGAATGCGGCCGCGCGCCCGGCCCCTCCCCATGCCCCGCAGTCCGCACTCCGCACGCCGCACGCCGCACGGACCCCGACGCACGCCGCACGCCGCACGCGGAGCGCCTCACGGACCCACGCCGCACGCCGGATTCCGCACGGCCCCACGCCGCACGCCTCGCGCCGCACGCGGAGCGCCGCACGGACCCGCGCCGCGAATGCTTGCGAACGGCTCATGTCAGCGCAGCCTCATTTGAGGCTGCGCTGACCTGCCACGTGGCGACGCAGCGCCAAGCCGCGACTCGTGTCAGTCCGGCCTCATGTGAGGCCCGATCGACAAACCCGCATCGCTCGCGCGGCCCGGCCGCGAACCCATGTCAGCGCGGCCTCAAGTGAGGCTCCATTGACACGAGCCAGGCACGCGGCATCCCTCGACCCGAAATCAGGTGAGCGCGGCCTCAGATGAGGCTCCGTTGACACGAGCCGGGCACGCGTCATCCCCTGAACCGAAATCAGGTCAGCGCGGCCTCAAATGAGGCTCCGTTGACACGAGCCACGCGCGCGGCAACCCCTGACCCGAGATCGTCTCAGCCGGGCCTCATTTGAGGCGGCGTTGAATCGAGCCACGCGCGCGGCATCCCGCCGCACCATGCGCCAGCGCCGCGCGCGACCACCGGACGCGGCGGACGCCGCCTCGCCGGCCGGTCAGCGCCCGCGGAGCTTGACCTCCGCCGCCTTCACGACGTTCGCGAGGAGCATGGCGCGCGTCATCGGGCCGACCCCGCCGGGGTTCGGCGAGAGGTGCCCGGCGACCTCGGCGACGGCCGGGTCGACGTCGCCCGTGAGCCGGCCCTTGCCGGTCTCCTCGTCGGCGACGCGCGTGATGCCCACGTCGAGCACCGCGGCGCCCGGCTTGATCCAGTCGGGCTTGACCATGTGGGGCACGCCCACGGCCGCGACGACGATGTCGGCTCGCCGCACCTCGGCGGCGAGGTCGCGCGTGCGCGAGTGCGTCAGCGTCACCGTGGCATCCAGGCCCTTGCGCGTGAAGAGCAGGCCGAGCGGGCGGCCGACGGTGAGACCGCGACCGATGACGGTCACGTGCTGGCCGCGGATCGGCACGTCGTAGCGCTGGAGCATCTCGACGATGCCCGCGGGCGTGCACGGCAGCGGCGAGTGCAGCTCGCCCTCGATGCCGAGCACGAGCCGCCCGAGGTTCGTGGGGTGCAAGCCGTCGGCGTCCTTGAGGGGGTCGATGAGCTCCAGCATCGCGTTCTCGTCGTGCCCCGTGGGCAGCGGCAGCTGCACGATGTAGCCCGTCACCTCGCGCGCCGAGTTGAGGTCGCGGATCGCCGCGCGCACGTCGGCCGTCGTCGCCGACGCCGGCAGGTCGACGCGGATCGACTCGATGCCGACCTCGGCGCAGTCGCGGTGCTTTCCGGCGACGTACGAGCGCGAGGCGGGGTCGTCGCCGACGAGCAGCGTGCCGAGGCCCGGCACGACGCCGTGCGCCCGGAGTTCGGTGATGCGCGTCGACAGCTCCGACTTCACGGCCGATGCGGTGGCGACGCCGTCGAGGGTGATCGCGGTCATGCTGGGTACCTCTTCCGAGCTGGTCGGCGGGAACGGGACGAAGGAGATTCCGGCCGACGCGCCGGCGGGCGGACGGCGCGTCGTCGCAGGTCTCCTTCAGCGTGCCGGTCGCGGCTCGGGAGCGGGCGAATGCTCGCCCCCGAGCCGCCGGCGACTACTGCTGCAGGCCCGGGTAGAGCGGGAACGCGTCGGTCAGCGCGGTCACGCGCGAACGGAGCGCCGCGACATCCGGGTTCGCCTGCAGCGCGAGCGCGATGACGTCGGCGACCTCGGTGAACTCGGCGTCGCCGAACCCGCGGGTCGCGAGCGCGGGCGTGCCGATGCGCAGGCCAGACGTGACCATCGGCGGGCGCGGGTCGAACGGCACCGCGTTGCGGTTCACGGTGATGCCGACCTCGTGCAGACGGTCCTCGGCCTGCTGGCCGTCGAGCTCGGAGGTGCGCAGGTCGGCGAGCACGAGGTGCACGTCGGTGCCGCCCGTGAGCACGTCGACGCCGGCCGCGCGCGAGTCGTCGGCGACGAGGCGCGACGCGAGGATGCCCGCGCCCCGGATCGTGCGGGCCTGGCGGTCCTTGAACTCCTCGGACGCCGCGATCTTGAACGCCGTCGCCTTCGCGGCGATGACGTGCATGAGCGGGCCGCCCTGCTGGCCCGGGAAGACGTTCGAGTTCAGCTTCTTCGCGAGTTCCATGTCGCGCGAGAGGATGAAGCCCGAGCGCGGGCCGCCGATGGTCTTGTGCACGGTCGAGCTCACGACGTCGGCGTGGGGCACGGGGTTCGGGTGCAGGCCCGCGGCGACGAGGCCGGCGAAGTGCGCCATGTCGACCCAGAGCTTCGCGCCGACCTCGTCGGCGATCTCGCGGAACGCGGCGAAGTCGAGCTGGCGCGGGTAGGCCGACCAGCCGGCGATGATGACCTGCGGCTTGTGCTCGCGGGCCTTGTCGCGCACCACGTCCATGTCGACGAGGAACGTCTCGGGGTCGACGCCGTACGACACGGCGTTGTAGAGCTTGCCCGAGAAGTTCAGCTTCATGCCGTGCGTGAGGTGGCCGCCGTGGGCCAGCTCGAGGCCGAGGATGGTGTCGCCGGGCGTCGCGATCGCGGACAGCACCGCGGCGTTCGCGGTCGCGCCCGAGTGCGGCTGCACGTTGGCGTACTCGGCGCCGAACAGCGACTTGGCGCGCGCGATCGCGAGGTTCTCGGCGACATCGACGAACTCGCAGCCGCCGTAGTAGCGGCGGCCCGGGTAGCCCTCGGCGTACTTGTTCGTGAGCACCGAGCCCTGCGACTGCAGCACCGAGACGGGCACGAAGTTCTCGCTCGCGATCATCTCGAGCGTGGTGCGCTGGCGGTTCAGCTCCTGCTCGAGCACCTCGGCGATCTCGGGATCGACCTCGGCGAGGGGCTGGTTGAAGACGGATGCGGCGCCCGCGACGGCGTCGGCGGGGGCGTCGGTGGTGAGGGACTCGGCCAAGACTGGCTCCTTCGAAGATGACATGCGGACCTGCGGTTCAGCGCCTCGTGCGACTCGCGCCACGAGGCCTCGCGTACCGGCCCAGGCGTGCGGTCGGTCCGTTGCCAGTCGCTCCCCGATGGTCACCCATCTCAACGCCAGTCGCGACGTGGGCAAGCATACCAACGGATGCCGCGTGCGGCTGCCGCGTGACGGCGAGCGAGCGCGGGATAACGTGGGCGGGTGAGCAGCGCGACCGTGATCCACTCCGCCCGCCTCGTCTCGGGCGGCGACACCGTTCCCGACGCGTGGGTGCGCTTCGAGGGCGACCGGGTCGTCGGGCGCGGCATCGGCGACGGATGGCGCGACGCCGACGGACGCGCGGCGGGCGAGGTGACGGATGCCGCGGGCCGCGTCCTCGCACCCGGCTTCATCGACCTGCACTGCCACGGCGGCGGCGGCGCGTCGGCCGAGGAGGGCGAGGACGCACTCGGCACGGTGCTCGCGACGCACCGCGCACACGGCACGACGCGCTCGGTGCTCTCGCTCGTGACGGCGGCGGTCGACGAGCTCGAGACCCGTCTCGCCGCGATCGCTCGCGTCGCGGCATCCGACCCGCTGCTGCTCGGTTCGCACCTGGAGGGCCCCTTCCTCGACCACGAGTTCCGCGGCGCGCACGATCCCGCCCGGCTGCGGCGCGCCGACGCCGAGGCGATCGATCGGCTGCTCGCCGCGGCCGACGGTTCGCTGCGGCAGATCACGATCGCGCCCGAGCACGACGGCGCAGCGGAGGCGATCGCGCGCTTCACCGACGCGGGCGCCGCGGTCGCGGTCGGGCACACTGGCGCCGACTTCGACACCGCGCTCCGCGCGTTCGACGCGGGGGCGGCGATCCTGACGCACGCGTTCAACGGCATGCGCGGCATCCACCATCGGGCGCCCGGGCCCGTGGTCGCCGCGATGCACGCCGACCACGTGACCCTCGAGGTGATCAACGACGGCGTGCACGTGCACCCCGACGTGGTCCGGCTGGCGTTCGCGGGCGCGCCGGGGCGCGTCGCGCTCGTGACCGATGCGATGGCGGCGACCGGGTCGGCCGACGGCCGGTACGTGCTGGGATCGCTCGAGGTCGACGTGGTCGACGGCGTCGCGCGGCTCGCCGAGGGTGGATCGATCGCCGGCTCGACCCTCACGCAGGACGTCGCGCTGCGCCGCGCGGTGCTCGAGGCGCGGCTCTCGCTCGAGGACGCCGTCACAGCGGTGACGATGACCCCTGCGGCCGCGATCGGCCGCGCCCACGACCTCGGCCGGCTCGAGCCCGGGTACGCGGCCGATGCAGTGCTGCTCGGCGACGACCTCGAGGTCGAGGCGGTGTGGGCGGCGGGCGTGCGCCGCTCCTGACGAGCCGAGTGCCGCGTCGGGCGGGGCCGCGGCGTGCTCCCCATCGCCTGCAGCCCCGACCCGGATGCGGATCCGAATCCCCCGATCGGATCTCCCGCGTCCACCCCCGGACGTCGGTTGCAGGACCATCGTGCCGCGCCGTAGCCGTGGATTGGCTGTGACTGCGCCGAGGGTCCGCCCAGTGCGGATGAGGCCGCATGCGAGAGGGCCCGGCGACCTGTTCCCCTCGGCCGCCGGACCCGGCTCGTGCCCCCGGATCCCCCGAGGAGCCGCATCCGCCCTTCCGGTTCGCGAACCCCTCGCGTGAGAGACGGCACTCGGCCTGTTCGATGACGCGGAATCCCCCGGAAACCGGGAATCGCGCCACGTCGGCGCGATCTGCTGGAATGATCGGGCGACCGGCGTCATGATCGGGCCGGTCGCGCGTCTCTTCGGTCGGGCGCCCCCCCACGCCCATCCCCCGTTCCGAGAGGAAGCTCCCGTGGCCCCTGCGCGCACCGCCGACGCCGACCTCGTCGAAGCCGCCCGCCGCGGCGACCGCGACGCCTACGCCGAGCTCTGGCGGCGCCATGCGGCGTCCGCCCGCACCGTGGCCGTCTCCCACTCGAGCTTCGACGCCGACGACCTCGTCGCCGAGGCGTTCACGAGGGTGTACGACGCGATCCGCGCGGGCGGCGGCCCGAACGGCGCGTTCCGCCCGTACCTGTTCACCACGATCCGCAACACCGCCGCGAGCTGGGGGCGTGCGCGACGCGAGACGTCGATGGAGGCGCTCGACCAGCTCGAGGATCCGACCACGAGCGAGACGGCCGCGCTCGAGTCGCTCGACCGGTCGACGACCGCGCAGGCGTTCCGCGCGCTCCCGACGCGGTGGCAGGAGGTGCTCTGGTACTGCGAGGTCGAGCGGATGTCGCCGGCGCAGGTCGCACCGCTCGTCGGCATGTCCGCCAATGCGACGGCCGCACTCGCCTACCGTGCGCGTGAGGGGCTCCGCCAGGAGTGGATCCGCGCGCACCTGCGCGGCGCCGCCGCAGAACCCGAGTGCGCGTGGACGATCGACCGCCTCGGCGCCTACACGCGCGGCAGGCTGCGCTCGCGCGATACCGCGAAGCTCGAGGCGCACCTCGACGGGTGCGCGCGCTGCACCATCGTGGCCGCCGAGGCGAGGGAGGTCGGCTCGCGGCTCGCGCTCGTGCTGCTGCCGCTCGCAGCGGGGGCGGGTGCGGCGACCGCGTACTCCGCCTGGCTGCAGCAGGGCGCGCCGGTCGCGCAGTTCGCGGCAGGCGCCGCCGGCGCTGCGGGCGCGGTGCACGCCGCGGGCGACGTCGTGGTCGCCGGCGCGGCCGGCTCGGGCGGGGCCGCGTCCGGTGGCGCATCGGTCGGCACGGGTGCCGCGGCGGCCGGGTCGACCTCGGGCGGCGGGCTCGCCGCGGTCGGGGCCGGCGCAGGCACCCTCGCGCTCGCAGCGGCCGCGGTCGCGGCGATCGCCGTGATGCCGATGCTCGTGCCCGCACCGGCCGAACCGCCGTCCGCCGAGGCGGCCTCGCCCGCGGTCGATGCGGAGGCTCCCGCCGCGATCGCACTCCCGGCGCCGGCTCCGTCGCCGGCGCCGCCGGCTCCGGTCCCCGCCGACGAGGTCCTCCCGGCCGAACCGGCCCTCGCGGTTCCGATCGAGGCGCCGCCCGCCGCGCCCGCCGAGTCGGCGACGCCGCCCGCACCGCCCGTCGACGCGATCGCGCTCCCCCCGGTCGTGACCCTCGTCGACACGGCCGGCGGACTCGTCGACCCGATCGTCTCGGGCACCGCGGAGGCCGGCGCGACCGTGACGGTCACCGCCTCGAGCGGAGGTGCGGCCCAGGCGGTCGCCGACGCGGGCGGCGCCTGGTCGGCCGTGCTGGTCGGGCTGCCCGCCGGTTCCGTCGAGATCACGGCGGTGCAGACGGATGTCGCGGGCAACCGGTCGGCGCCGTCGGCGCCGGTCGCGATCGCGCTCTCCGCCCCGTCGCTGGCCTTCACCGCGCTCGGCGCGTGGCTCGACACGGTCTTCACGGGCGTGCCGGGCGCGACGGTGCAGATCCTCGCCGACGGCGTGCCCATCGACGAGGTGGTGCTCGACGACCGGGGCACGGCGGTCTTCGAGGTGCTCGCACCCGCCAACCACACGTGGTCGGCGAGCGTGCGCTACGTCGTCGACGACCGCACGGGCCCGGCCGCGACCGCCGTGCGCGGCTGAGCCGCCCGGGCCGAGACGGCGACGATTCCGGCCGCGAGCACCGCGAGCACGACGAGCGCGAGCGGGATCGAGGCGACGCCGAACCCGCTGAACAGCAGGCCGCCGATGAGCGCCCCGCCGCCGATGCCGACGTTGAACGCGGTCGTGTAGAGCGCGCTCGCGGCGTCGCGCTTCTCGGGCGCGGCGGCGTGCAGCAGCCGCGTCTGGAGCAGCGGCGGCACCGCGCCGAACGCGAAGCCCCACACGAGGTATGCCCCGATCGCCGGCCAGAGCGCGGGCACCGTCGCCATGACGACGAGGGCCGCCGCGATCACGGCGAGTGCGACCACCAGGGCGCGAGCGCCGTTGCGCGCGACGGGCGTGCCGGCGACCGCGAGGCCGGCCGCGCCGGCGAGCCCGGACGCGAAGAGCAGCGGCGCGACGGCCGACGACGGCGCGCCGACCACCTCGGTCAGGATCGGTGCGATGTAGGTCAACGTCGCGTACTGCCCGACCATGACCACGGCGGTCACGAGGCACACCGCGAGCACGGCCGCAGCACCGGGGTTCGCGCGCGTTCTCGCGATGCCGGGCGAGGCGGATGCCGCGTCCGCGCGATCGGCGGGCGCGGCGGGCGCGGTCGCGCCCTCGGCGACGGCGCGCGCGGCGGCGGTCTCGCCATCCGGCGGCAGCACCGCACGCAGCACGAGCGCGCCGACGAGCGTCAGGGCGGCCACGAGCGCGAAGGCCGCGCGCCAGCCGACCGCCTGGCCGAGCGCGGTGGCGAGCGGCACGCCCGCGATGAGCGCGATGGTGCCGCCGCCGAGCACGACCGACACCGCCCGGCCGAGCTGCGCGTCGGCGACGATCCGCGCGGGGTAGGCGCCGACGAGCGCCCAGAACAGCCCGTGCGCCACGCCGCCGACGACGCGGACGCCGACGAGCATCCAGTACTCGGGCACGACCGCGCTGAGCAGGGTGGACGCGGCGAGCACGACCAGCACGGCCGTGAGCAGCGAGCGACGCGACATCCGCCGGGTGAGCGCGGTCAGCGGGGTCGACGTGACGACGACCGTGAAGGCGAAGACGGAGACGAGCAGCCCCACGAGGGGCTCGCCCACGCCGAGATCGGCGCTCATCTCGGGCAGGAGGCCGGTCGGCAGCATCTCGATGGTGATGGACAGGAACACGGCCGAGGCGAGGGCGATGAGCACGCGCCAGGGCAGGGCGGAGGTGGTGGCCGCGCGGGCGCGCGACGATTCGGTGATCGACATGGTTGAGTCATCCCGACGGCGTTCCCCGCTCGCGGCCGTGCCTGCGGCGGGTCGACTACGCGCTCACGTGCGCGCCCGGGGCCGGCGGTGACCGCTCGACCGCCACCAGTCTACCCGGTGTCGGCTGGGCGGCGCCCGTGCGCCGCCCGGATGGCGGGCCGGTACGCTGTGCGGATGACCGATGCCGAGCCGCACAGCCCCCACCTGCACCACTGGGTCGTCACGCTGAGCTGCACCGACGGCCCGGGCATCGTGCACGCGGTGAGCGGCGCGATCGTCGCCGCGCGCGGCAACATCACCGAGAGCCAGCAGTTCGCGAGCCACGACACCGGGCGCTTCTTCATGCGCGTGCAGGTCGAGTCGTCGGCGGGCCGCGACGAGTTCGAGGCGGCGCTCGCGCCGGTCGTCGAGCGCTGGGGCATGGACCTCCACCTCGACGAGGTCGGCCGGCCCCTGCGCACGCTCGTGCTCGCGTCGACCGCGGGGCACTGCGTGAACGACCTGCTCTTCCGTCAGCGGGCCGGGCAGCTGCCGATCGAGATCCCGCTCGTGCTGTCGAACCACGGCACGCTGCGCGACCTCGTCGACTTCTACGGCGTGCCGTTCGAGTCCGAGCCCGTGACCTCGCCCGAGACGAAGGCGGCGTTCGAGCGCCGCATCCTCGAGGCCGTCGAGGAGCACGACATCGAGCTCGTCGTGCTCGCGCGGTACATGCAGATCCTCTCGCCCGAGCTCTGCGACATCCTCGCCGGGCGGTGCATCAACATCCACCACTCGTTCCTGCCCGGGTTCAAGGGCGCGAACCCCTACCGGCAGGCGCACGCACGGGGCGTGAAGCTCATCGGCGCGACCGCGCACTTCGTGACCAGCGACCTCGACGAGGGCCCGATCATCGAGCAGAACGTCGTGCGCGTCGACCACTCGCGCTCGGTCGCCGAGCTCGTCGCGATCGGCCAGGACGAGGAGAGCCGCACGCTCTCGCAGGCCGTCAAGTGGTTCGCGGAGCGACGCGTGCTGCTCGACGGCCAGCGCACCGTCATCTTCCGCTGATCCTCGCCGCCGACGGCGAGGCGGCCCGCTCGCTCGGCCCGGTCAGCCGCCGAATTCGCGACGGCCGTTGATCACGCCGCTGACCGCGGCGACCACGGCGAAGACGACGGCGACCACCGGCTGGCCCATGATCCACCACGCGATCGCGGCGGTCGAGAACACCGCGATCTCGACGAGCGCCTTCACGAACGGGTCGACCGCGAACACCGCCTTGGGCGATCGGAACAGCCCCCAGAGCAGGATCGCGAGGAGCGGCAGGCCGATGCCGAGGAGCACGCCCGGCCAGGGCAGCTCGAACGCGA from Agromyces aurantiacus includes these protein-coding regions:
- a CDS encoding bifunctional methylenetetrahydrofolate dehydrogenase/methenyltetrahydrofolate cyclohydrolase is translated as MTAITLDGVATASAVKSELSTRITELRAHGVVPGLGTLLVGDDPASRSYVAGKHRDCAEVGIESIRVDLPASATTADVRAAIRDLNSAREVTGYIVQLPLPTGHDENAMLELIDPLKDADGLHPTNLGRLVLGIEGELHSPLPCTPAGIVEMLQRYDVPIRGQHVTVIGRGLTVGRPLGLLFTRKGLDATVTLTHSRTRDLAAEVRRADIVVAAVGVPHMVKPDWIKPGAAVLDVGITRVADEETGKGRLTGDVDPAVAEVAGHLSPNPGGVGPMTRAMLLANVVKAAEVKLRGR
- a CDS encoding acylneuraminate cytidylyltransferase, with the protein product MSRNQDAGNSAAVARAASAGGGVAGERAAGAGAARGTAAAGGRARERGDAARAIAIIPARGGSQGLPGKNVARVGGVPLVARAVHAALAADRVGRVVVTTDDDEIADIAIAAGAEVVERPAELAGAEASSESALRHALGVLGSSGPGPGSADAGSGADDITVFVQATSPFIDPADLAAAIERVASGERDVVFAATPTHAFLWREDEANATAIGVNHDASHRARRQDREPEFLETGAFYVFRTDGFLAAGHRFFGRIGIQAVHPDTAIEIDDAADLARARALAPRVDRRLAGGVAAALARRAGAGTAWVADPRHPFIDVDAVVTDFDGVHTDDTAGLDELGRESVRVSRADGAGVARLREAGIPMLILSAEANPVVSRRAEKLGVDCIQGLADKGAALREWAAARGIRLDRIAYLGNDRGDIPALDLVGWPLAVPDAAPDALERARHVLERHGGHGAVRELAELVLAARDARRRAEAPIDTDVDADAIADRDPAREPRELDPAHPTRGQREAMAAASVTST
- the glyA gene encoding serine hydroxymethyltransferase, with the protein product MAESLTTDAPADAVAGAASVFNQPLAEVDPEIAEVLEQELNRQRTTLEMIASENFVPVSVLQSQGSVLTNKYAEGYPGRRYYGGCEFVDVAENLAIARAKSLFGAEYANVQPHSGATANAAVLSAIATPGDTILGLELAHGGHLTHGMKLNFSGKLYNAVSYGVDPETFLVDMDVVRDKAREHKPQVIIAGWSAYPRQLDFAAFREIADEVGAKLWVDMAHFAGLVAAGLHPNPVPHADVVSSTVHKTIGGPRSGFILSRDMELAKKLNSNVFPGQQGGPLMHVIAAKATAFKIAASEEFKDRQARTIRGAGILASRLVADDSRAAGVDVLTGGTDVHLVLADLRTSELDGQQAEDRLHEVGITVNRNAVPFDPRPPMVTSGLRIGTPALATRGFGDAEFTEVADVIALALQANPDVAALRSRVTALTDAFPLYPGLQQ
- a CDS encoding N-acetylneuraminate synthase family protein → MSVRIGHAAIGEYEPVYVIAEIGLNHNGDVELAKRLIEVAAQAGAQAVKFQKRTPDVSTPEHMKLMPRETPWGTMTYLEYRHRVEFGRDEYAQIAAHAVLHGLDWFASPWDVPAVADLESYGVVAHKIASASVTDLELLEAVRDTGKPVILSTGMSTMDEIDRAVTVLGTERLVILHATSSYPMPPEEANLLMIPALTRRFPGVPVGYSGHERGLQISLAAVALGATCVERHITLDRTMWGSDHSASLEPQGLEHLVRDIRIIGDALGDGVKRVYPGEEAPKAKLRRVLA
- a CDS encoding gamma carbonic anhydrase family protein, with product MSADPSARILTISGTPAPELDPTAFVALGAVVVGQVRLAAQSSVWYNAVLRAEAETITLGERSNLQDGVVCHVDAGYPVTIGSGVSVGHRAVLHGCTVEDDCLIGMGATILNGAVIGRGSLVAAGAVVLEGTVVPPGSLVAGVPGKVRRELTADEQVGIRRNAEAYLAHVARHTAPVD